Genomic window (Marinobacter fonticola):
CGGCGACAGTTAAACGAGCCCAAAATAGGCACGCTGATACCTTTTGATCAGGCACCTTTTGCTCAGACTACGTTCCCTGTAACCGTTAAATACGATCCATAACTGACAGGGTATGAAATTCATCCAACGCAAATTGATCAGTCATTCCGCTCACCATGTCTTGAATAAGACGGCAACGGCAGTAGCGCTCCCAAACTTCCTCTTCTATCCGTTCTGGGGGCCTTTGATCTCGCAACGTCAAATAGGCTTTGACGTGTTTGTTCGGCAGCCGTTTAAACAGGCGGCTCTCTATCAGAAGGCCTTTGGTTTGGTTGTCCACCAGCCGGCTAAATTCAATACTCGATAGAGCTAGTAGGGGTTTGTAGTGCTCCAGCAAACTCGAGATGATCCGATAACCCTGCAATTCTAACGTTTCTACTTCCGGGACGGAAAACACGTGCGCCATGGCTACGCGCTTGAAAGCTTCGATAACAGCATGGCAAGGAGAATTGTCTTCCAACAACGCACGATCCAAACGGCCGTGGTAAACCTCCTCAATGTTGTCGATAAACGCCTGGGCGGCGTGCTCAACCAGTGGATGGATTAGTCCGACACGAAGCCAGACGAAAAACTCATGGTCGCGGTTGATAGGCTCCTTTCCAGCCCGACTTGATGCGTACTCAATAATGCTTCGGAAAGAACGACCCTTGATATGGGACTCGTCCGAACCGCCAGGTTGAGGCTCATCAAATGCTTTTATCAACAATTCGGCCAACACAGGGTATGTCATCAGCCCCTTGTCGACACTATCCTCCAGATCTGCCAGACAATAGGAAATATCGTCTGCCGCCTCCATCACATACGCCAGAGGATGACGATGACCCGGCTCCATTCCTAAAGCCTGCTGCATGCCCTCGACAAACGCATTTTCGGAATAATAGTACCCGGGCTTCTTGCGGAGGTACGCCAGTGCCGTTCCCGCTTTCGGCTTGGCCTCAGTCGCCGGACGCGTGTATTTAAACACCGAGGCTGCCTGCACATACGTCAGATTGAGTTTCTGAAGCTGGCTAATGAGACGAATAGCTTGAGCGTTGCCTTCGAAGCTCTGCAATTCCAGCATCAGCCTATCCGTCAGCGAACCTGCGTCGACTTCCCGGAATGGCGTCAGTTCCCGAAGGTTTTCTTCAAACCAGCGGGACAACGCTGCCTCGCCAAAGTGGCCAAAGGGCGGGTTGCCGATATCGTGCATCAGGCACGCCATTTCCACCAGGGTTTCAGTAGCGCGTTCCAAGCCAGTAAGGCCGTAATCACCGGCCCGATCACCAAGCTTGCGGAAAATGGTGCGCACAATAAATCGACCGGTTTGCTGAACTTCGAGCGAATGAGTCAAACGACTACGCACCGCCGCATTCCGCTCCAAGGGAAACACCTGAGTTTTCTGCTGCAGCCTACGGACCGCCGCCGAGCCGATTATTCTCCCGCGGTCACTCTCCAACTGATCTTCCAGTTTCTGAAGCCCACACGTCTCAACCCGGAATTGGTCGATGTCGTCACCATCAGCTCGTCGGTTGTATGGGCGCTGGATGGAAAACCGAGTCGAGAAATCAATCTTTGGGTTACTACCCATGTTGCCTCCGCAGGGACAGGTGAGACGCCGGGTTGATGAAGCGGAGCGAAGCACAAAGAACAACCCGCGCCCATCATTGCGCCCTCTAATTTCGATTCAAAAACAGCTTAGCTCTATGCTAATTTTCGTCACGTTTCAAGGGAATAACTTATGGGCGATGTTTCAGGCGTCCACCCTACCGATACGGCAACCCACTCAGGACCGATTTCACCGAGGCGCCACTGGCAGCGAGCGTTTATGCTCGGTCTTAAAGTACGCGTCGAAAATGGTCGTATACGCTTTCCCACTGACCTCTCGGCCTTCCAGGAAATCATCAATTTCGTCGTAGCTAATACCCAAGGCAGACTCATCGGTTTTTTGGGGCGACAGAGATTCAAGGTCGGCCGTAGGCTGCTTCTCAATCAGTTCGGAGGGCGCATCGAGGGCTTTGCCAATGGCTCGAACCTGGCGCTTGTTGAGTCCCTCAAGGGGGATCAGGTCGCAGGCGCCGTCGCCGAACTTGGTAAAAAAGCCCATGACCGCTTCTGCGCCTTGATCGGTGCCAATAACCAGCCCGCCACGAGCCCCGGCGACAGCGAACTGGGCCACCATACGCTGCCTGGCCTTGATGTTGCCCAACACAAAGTCCCGGTGGGCTTCATCACTGAACCCAAGACCGCTTTCCTCAAGAGTGACGAGCATGGCATCGCTGGCGGGCCTGATATCAACCGTAAGCGTCTCATCCGGTGCGATGTAGTCGAGCGCCCGTTGTGCATCCGCCTCATCTTTCTGCTCGCCATAAGGCAGCCGCATTGCCACAAAGCGAGCACCCATACCTTGTTCCCGGGCCTCTTCGACTGCGAGCTGGGCAAGTTTGCCTGCAACGGTGGAATCGACTCCGCCGCTTATACCCAGTACCAGCGTATGCTGACCCGAGTTGTTCATATACTCGCAGAGGAATTTGATGCGTCGCCCGATCTCCTCATTCGGATCAATGTTCGGGCTCACATTTAACTGGCTAATAATGTGCTTCTGAATGTCGGTATTGGAACGACTTTCCATCGATGATCCTCCTTGCTATCAGCGCTTTCTCTCGTGCTCCCCACTGGCTTTCTCGCGGTAAACCGGTATTTGCTCCAGCACATAATGGGCAGCCGCCAACCTCACTTCATTACGGTCGCCGTCGAACCGCCGGGTTTCCGCATACTGATATGTGCGATCACCGAGGCGGAACGCCCACGCGAAACAGACGGTTCCGATCGGTATGTCATCGTCGCCACCCCCGGGGCCGGCAATGCCAGTGTTGGCGATAGCGACATCGGCGTTGTTGTTATTCAGCGCACCAATCGACATTTCCAGGGCGACGGCTTCGCTAGTCAACCCATGCTTATCGATGGTCTCGAAGCTGACATTGAGATAACGGTTCTTGGCTTCGGGCGAATAGACCCCGAGACCGCAATCTATTGACTTCCCTACGCCGGGAATGCGGGATAGTTCAGAAATAGCCAAACCTGCAGTGCAGGATTCCGCAGTGGCCAATTTGAGCTCGTTCTCTATCAGATAATTCGCAATGTTCTCTAACATCGCCAAGGCACGTCCTCCTTGTTATCGACACCGAACGTCATGATAACGCCCACTATTGATTTGGTCGTCAGCATAAAGCAACTTACGGCCCGGCGGTCCGGGGTCAGATCGATTTAATTTTGTTCAGCCGACGTCATGACCTCACTGGGCGCCCCCAACCGACCTGCCCCCTTACGCCCAAGTACACTTCAACCTGTCCCTTAAATCGGCCACTGTTCAGTATCCAACTCGCCGAAACACTCGCAGCGATATCGCTTCGCGTCTTCTTAGGCAAGTGGTACCGAAAGAGGTCTCGATAAACAAACCTGCGCTCGGGCTTATCCTTTGCCAACGTCTCAAATAGCGGGTGTGGGGATATCAGGTTGTCCGGCTCAGACAACGCCTTGAAGCGATAACTGCTCCATGGATAGTCCTCTGGCCGCTCCACCATACAAGCCGAAACCGGTTTGGGTTCGATATAGCGATAGCAGCTCAGCAGATAGTTCTCGGCGCCGACAAGACCTCCCCTACGTCGGCCTTCCCAGAGCGTTCCCGACCGA
Coding sequences:
- the dgt gene encoding dGTPase, which encodes MGSNPKIDFSTRFSIQRPYNRRADGDDIDQFRVETCGLQKLEDQLESDRGRIIGSAAVRRLQQKTQVFPLERNAAVRSRLTHSLEVQQTGRFIVRTIFRKLGDRAGDYGLTGLERATETLVEMACLMHDIGNPPFGHFGEAALSRWFEENLRELTPFREVDAGSLTDRLMLELQSFEGNAQAIRLISQLQKLNLTYVQAASVFKYTRPATEAKPKAGTALAYLRKKPGYYYSENAFVEGMQQALGMEPGHRHPLAYVMEAADDISYCLADLEDSVDKGLMTYPVLAELLIKAFDEPQPGGSDESHIKGRSFRSIIEYASSRAGKEPINRDHEFFVWLRVGLIHPLVEHAAQAFIDNIEEVYHGRLDRALLEDNSPCHAVIEAFKRVAMAHVFSVPEVETLELQGYRIISSLLEHYKPLLALSSIEFSRLVDNQTKGLLIESRLFKRLPNKHVKAYLTLRDQRPPERIEEEVWERYCRCRLIQDMVSGMTDQFALDEFHTLSVMDRI
- the nadE gene encoding ammonia-dependent NAD(+) synthetase; amino-acid sequence: MESRSNTDIQKHIISQLNVSPNIDPNEEIGRRIKFLCEYMNNSGQHTLVLGISGGVDSTVAGKLAQLAVEEAREQGMGARFVAMRLPYGEQKDEADAQRALDYIAPDETLTVDIRPASDAMLVTLEESGLGFSDEAHRDFVLGNIKARQRMVAQFAVAGARGGLVIGTDQGAEAVMGFFTKFGDGACDLIPLEGLNKRQVRAIGKALDAPSELIEKQPTADLESLSPQKTDESALGISYDEIDDFLEGREVSGKAYTTIFDAYFKTEHKRSLPVAPR
- a CDS encoding CinA family protein, with amino-acid sequence MLENIANYLIENELKLATAESCTAGLAISELSRIPGVGKSIDCGLGVYSPEAKNRYLNVSFETIDKHGLTSEAVALEMSIGALNNNNADVAIANTGIAGPGGGDDDIPIGTVCFAWAFRLGDRTYQYAETRRFDGDRNEVRLAAAHYVLEQIPVYREKASGEHERKR
- a CDS encoding transposase encodes the protein MYLPSIPVHVVQRGHNRDACFFAEEGFRYYRQVLGEGLKRYGAKLHTYCLMTNHVHLLITPDETDSISRLMQHVGRQYIQYINKTCRRSGTLWEGRRRGGLVGAENYLLSCYRYIEPKPVSACMVERPEDYPWSSYRFKALSEPDNLISPHPLFETLAKDKPERRFVYRDLFRYHLPKKTRSDIAASVSASWILNSGRFKGQVEVYLGVRGQVGWGRPVRS